A stretch of the Alosa alosa isolate M-15738 ecotype Scorff River chromosome 16, AALO_Geno_1.1, whole genome shotgun sequence genome encodes the following:
- the cables1 gene encoding CDK5 and ABL1 enzyme substrate 1, with amino-acid sequence MDPVIREAALHFLRNISLDGLPPQRADGEVLLGAEMRSEVATSTRQHHSGITTAIVHSGARDLIQSDDAPVGQVTTNSRIVAEAASDISSHPPPFHLLSGAVKGRFTPGAQRGHSGSLKKQTHSFSDSQGSSSLELQRTRRRHTLQRFETLQAIEENAPLRRCSSSSSRQQKSSKRVHFIKNMRQHDTSNGRIILISIRRALFCVFSLIPYREYSHDGDVALERRHQHPSGAIATKEMVVGLEGVELGAKGKTVSYTQLLYPTHALSRDSDVGQQSSSDPVYPAAPCGFRPMSSISTNCKEHTGADRRDRTYYDPNLLDDPHWPCGKHKRVLVFPSYMTTVIEYTKPSDLKRDMNDTFREKFPHIQLTLSKIRSLKKEIRKLAQEDCGYEEPIVAMAFVYFEKLALRGKLDKENRKLCAGACILLAAKIGSDLKTFEVKQLIDRLEERLRLNRRELLAFEFPVLVALEFNLYLSDHELLPHYRRLLQTA; translated from the exons ATGGACCCGGTCATCAGAGAGGCCGCTCTGCACTTCCTGAGGAACATCTCTCTGGACGGTCTACCACCACAGCGTGCCGACGGGGAGGTTCTGTTGGGTGCAGAGATGAGGAGTGAGGTCGCCACGTCAACACGCCAGCATCACAGTGGGATCACAACGGCGATTGTGCACAGTGGAGCAAGAGACCTGATTCAGAGTGATGATGCACCTGTAGGTCAGGTGACCACAAACTCACGGATTGTTGCAGAGGCTGCATCTGACATCAGCAGCCATCCTCCTCcttttcatctcctctctggTGCTGTCAAAGGGAGGTTCACCCCAGGAGCCCAGAGAGGTCACTCCGGATCCCtcaaaaagcaaacacacagctTTTCAGACAGCCAGGGCAGCTCTTCCCTGGAGTTGCAGAGGACAAG acgcagacacacattgCAGCGGTTCGAGACCCTGCAGGCCATCGAGGAAAATGCTCCCCTCCGCAG ATGCTCATCATCAAGCTCTCGTCAACAGAAAAGCTCTAAAAGGGTCCACTTTATAAAAAACATGCGACAGCATGATACAAGTAATGGCAG GATAATTCTGATTAGTATCAGACGAgctcttttctgtgtgttttctcttATACCTTACCGAGAATACAGCCATGATGG CGATGTGGCACTGGAGAGAAGACACCAGCACCCATCTGGAGCTATCGCCACAAAAGAGATGGTTGTCGGACTGGAAGGTGTCGAGCTTGGTGCTAAAGGCAAG ACTGTTTCATACACCCAGCTGTTGTACCCCACCCATGCACTGAGCAGAGACTCTGACGTGGGGCAGCAGAGCTCCTCAGACCCTGTCTACCCTGCTGCTCCGTGCGGCTTCCGCCCCATGTCGAGCATCAGCACCAATTGTAAGGAGCATACAG GAGCTGATAGAAGAGACCGTACATACTATGACCCCAACCTCTTGGATGATCCCCACTGGCCATGTGGCAAACACAAACGTGTGCTTGTCTTCCCTTCTTACATG ACTACTGTCATTGAATATACCAAGCCCAGTGATCTGAAGAGGGACATGAATGACACTTTCAGAGAGAAGTTTCCACACATTCAATTGACCCTCAGCAAAATTCGGAG TCTGAAGAAAGAAATCCGCAAGTTGGCTCAAGAGGACTGTGGCTATGAGGAGCCTATAGTGGCCATGGCATTTGTGTACTTTGAAAAGCTGGCTCTCAGAGGCAAGCTGGACAAGGAGAACCGAAAGCTATGTGCAGGTGCCTGCATCCTCCTGGCCGCCAAGATCGGCAGTGATCTCAAGACGTTCGAGGTCAAACAGCTGATTGAT AGGCTAGAGGAGCGTTTGAGGCTGAACAGGAGGGAGTTGCTGGCATTTGAGTTTCCTGTGCTGGTGGCGCTGGAGTTTAAcctttacctgtctgaccacGAGCTGCTGCCACACTACAGGCGTCTTCTACAGACCGCCTGA
- the riok3 gene encoding serine/threonine-protein kinase RIO3: protein MDQVEVSPKEVKSPWGAVRPVQTPCSLSDVMSEQLAKQLDDENNAFPICSEVDVELMTSPEADTDSDLMLAQMLQMQFDREFDSQLRREEKKFNGDSKVSISFENYRMVHPYEESDSSEDEVDWQDTRNDPYRADKPTTTPKKGFTGKGKNITTKHDEVVCGRKNTARMEHFAPEVQVGDGIGMDLKLSNQVYNALKQHCYSEQRRSARLHEKKEHSTAEQAVDPKTRLLMYKMVNAGILENINGCISTGKESVVFHADGGSMEEKAVPGEVVLKVFKTTLNEFKNRDKYIKDDYRFKDRFSKLNPRKVIRLWAEKEMHNLARMKKAGIQCPEVVILRKHILVMSFIGQDHVPAPKLKDAMLSSEDMKLAYYQVLDMMQQLYRECSLVHADLSEYNMLWHDRKVWLIDVSQSVEPTHPHGLEFLFRDCRNVSTFFDKAGVADVMNVYELFNAVSGLQINGDNEADFLAQIEALEKRNEDHVQKRTKKTFPTSDDGPPLLKKNNEDI from the exons ATGGATCAAGTTGAAGTATCTCCTAAAGAAGTAAAG AGTCCTTGGGGGGCTGTGAGACCTGTTCAGACTCCCTGCTCCCTGTCCGACGTTATGAGTGAACAGCTGGCCAAGCAACTGGATGACGAAAACAACGCCTTCCCAATTTGTTCAGA GGTGGATGTGGAACTTATGACCTCTCCAGAGGCTGACACAGACAGTGACCTGATGCTGGCTCAGATGCTACAGATGCAGTTTGACAGGGAGTTTGACTCACAGCTacgcagagaggagaagaagttCAATGGAGACAGCAAAG TGTCCATATCTTTTGAAAACTACCGCATGGTTCACCCTTATGAGGAGAGTGACAGCTCTGAGGATGAAGTTGATTGGCAAGACACCCGTAATGACCCCTATCGAGCTG ATAAACCAACCACCACCCCCAAAAAGGGCTTCACTGGGAAAGGCAAAAACATCACCACTAAACATGATGAGGTGGTTTGTGGAAGGAAGAACACAGCACGCATGGAACAT TTTGCTCCAGAGGTGCAGGTCGGTGACGGGATCGGCATGGACCTGAAGCTCTCTAACCAGGTGTACAACGCTCTAAAGCAACACTGCTACAGTGAGCAGCGCCGCAGTGCCCGGCTGCATGAGAAAAAGGAGCATTCCACTGCT GAGCAAGCAGTGGACCCAAAGACTAGACTGCTGATGTATAAGATGGTGAATGCTGGGATCCTGGAGAATATTAATGGCTGCATCAGCACTGGGAAAGAGTCTGTGGTGTTCCATGCTGATGGTGGAAG CATGGAGGAGAAAGCAGTTCCAGGGGAGGTTGTGCTGAAGGTCTTCAAGACCACACTCAATGAGTTCAAGAATCGGGACAAGTACATCAAGGATGACTACCGCTTCAAGGACCGTTTCAGCAAGCTGAACCCCCGCAAGGTCATTCGCCTGTGGGCAGAGAAGGAGATGCACAACTTAGCCAG AATGAAGAAGGCAGGCATCCAGTGCCCAGAGGTTGTGATCCTGAGAAAGCACATCCTGGTGATGTCTTTTATTGGCCAGGACCATGTGCCTGCTCCCAAGCTGAAGGATGCCATGCTGAGCAGTGAGGACATGAAGCTCGCCTACTACCAAGTCCTGGAT ATGATGCAACAGCTGTATCGGGAGTGCAGCCTTGTCCATGCTGACCTGAGTGAATATAACATGCTCTGGCATGATCGGAAG GTATGGCTGATTGATGTGAGCCAGTCCGTGGAGCCTACTCATCCCCATGGCCTGGAGTTCTTGTTCCGTGATTGCAGGAATGTTTCCACT TTCTTTGATAAGGCAGGTGTGGCAGATGTCATGAATGTGTATGAACTCTTCAACGCCGTGTCTGGGCTCCAGATTAACGGTGACAACGAGGCAGACTTCTTGGCTCAG ATTGAAGCCCTGGAGAAGAGGAACGAGGACCATGTGCAAAAGCGCACCAAGAAGACTTTCCCTACCAGTGATGATGGGCCTCCCCTGTTAAAGAAGAACAATGAGGATATCTAG
- the LOC125309415 gene encoding transmembrane protein 241 has product MNFGLGSVFCSFFVVSYFINKYVLSVLKFTYPTLFQGWQTFIGALLLLVSGKLGWVEISSIPRAAALAWLPGSALFVGNIYAGSRALSRLPIPFFFTLHNASEVISFLILKVTQRERMSWMKIFSVNMLLASAINLPIHDPQFDPGGYVWALIHIFCVGAYRVFQKKTSHLSDLEQQYINYVFSVLLLTFAAHPTGDLFGALDFPFLMSYQFHSGCCASALLGFFLLLATVKLRSALPLEHCGVWVFLAKVLTTGLSPLVFQIEVNPETLCCILCSLGGEALLVYSEKA; this is encoded by the exons ATGAATTTTGGTCTTGGTTCAGTATTCTGCTCGTTTTTTGTGGTGTCATATTTCATAAATAAG TATGTCTTGTCTGTCCTGAAATTCACATATCCAACCTTATTTCAGGG GTGGCAGACCTTCATTGGAGCTCTTTTGCTCTTGGTGTCAGGAAAACTAGGATGGGTAGAAATCAGCAGTATTCCCAG GGCGGCAGCTTTGGCCTGGCTCCCTGGTTCAGCGTTGTTTGTGGGCAACATCTATGCTGGCTCCAGAGCCCTGTCTCGCCTG CCCATACCTTTCTTCTTCACACTCCACAATGCCTCTGAGGTCATCTCATTCTTGATTCTGAAAGTGACTCAGAGAGAG cgGATGTCTTGGATGAAAATATTCAG TGTGAATATGTTGCTTGCATCTGCAATCAATCTTCCCATCCACGATCCGCAG TTTGATCCTGGTGGATATGTTTGGGCTTTAATTCACATTTTCTGTGTTG GAGCTTACAGAGTGTTCCAGAAGAAGACCAGCCACCTAAG TGACCTGGAACAACAGTATATCAACTATGTGTTTAG TGTTCTGCTGTTGACCTTTGCTGCACATCCTACAG GTGACCTTTTTGGTGCCCTGGACTTCCCTTTCCTTATGTCCTATCAGTTCCACAGTGGGTGCTGTGCCAG TGCCTTGCTTGGCTTCTTCCTTCTGCTGGCTACAGTTAAACTGAGGAGTGCCTTACCTCTGGAGCACTGTGGAGTTTGGGTCTTCTTGGCCAAG GTGCTGACAACAGGACTGTCACCCCTTGTGTTCCAAATAGAGGTTAATCCTGAAACTCTCTGCTG CATCCTCTGCAGCCTTGGTGGAGAGGCCCTGTTGGTGTACTCTGAAAAGGCCTGA